In Aspergillus nidulans FGSC A4 chromosome IV, a single window of DNA contains:
- a CDS encoding Gfo/Idh/MocA family protein (transcript_id=CADANIAT00000301) translates to MVKKYALVGTGGRAIFFYTAIVKDFSQTAQLVAFCDTNQTRLDYANSRLEALGHARIPTFLASDFDRMIAETQPDEVIVTTIDRTHNIYIVRALELGCNVITEKPMTIDAPRCRQIFDAVERTGNRVRVTFNYRYAPHNTKIYELLSSGVIGQVNSVHFEWLLNTQHGADYYRRWHRDKRNSGGLLVHKSTHHFDLVNFWLQSRPETVVAMGDLKFYGRENAERRGETKFYSRAYGSENAKDDHFALHLDRNPQLKSMYLDAEKEDAYFRDQSVFSDGISIEDTMGVMVRYGSGAVLTYSLTSYAPWEGFRVMFNGSKGRLEVEVVEQSYVNSGGEQALEGALESQSIVLRPMFGKPVQIEIPKGSGGHGGGDPQLLNDLFGEFIGDDPYRRAASHVDGALSILTGICANRSMSTGQTVRVDDVFKV, encoded by the coding sequence atggTCAAGAAATACGCCCTTGTCGGCACCGGCGGCCgggccatcttcttctacACGGCAATCGTAAAAGACTTCTCTCAAACAGCCCAGCTCGTCGCCTTTTGCGACACTAATCAGACGCGCCTAGACTATGCCAATTCACGCCTCGAAGCACTTGGCCATGCCCGGATCCCAACCTTCCTGGCCTCTGACTTTGACCGCATGATCGCAGAGACACAGCCCGACGAAGTCATTGTCACGACAATTGACCGCACGCACAATATCTACATCGTGCGCGCGCTGGAACTCGGATGCAACGTCATCACTGAGAAGCCCATGACCATCGACGCGCCTCGGTGCCGGCAGATCTTCGACGCAGTCGAGCGGACAGGCAACAGAGTGAGAGTAACCTTCAATTACCGCTACGCGCCTCACAACACCAAGATCTACGAACTGTTGTCATCCGGCGTGATCGGTCAAGTCAACTCGGTGCATTTCGAATGGCTGCTCAATACTCAGCATGGAGCCGACTATTACCGGCGCTGGCACCGCGATAAGCGGAACAGCGGGGGCTTGCTCGTGCACAAGTCGACTCATCATTTTGACCTGGTCAACTTCTGGCTGCAGTCCAGGCCCGAGACAGTGGTCGCAATGGGCGACCTCAAGTTCTACGGAAGGGAGAATGCAGAAAGACGTGGTGAGACAAAGTTCTACTCTCGTGCGTATGGGAGCGAGAATGCGAAGGATGACCACTTTGCACTGCATCTTGACCGCAACCCGCAGCTGAAGTCAATGTACTTggatgcagagaaggaagacgcCTACTTCCGGGACCAGTCTGTTTTCAGCGACGGAATCAGCATCGAGGATACGATGGGCGTGATGGTGCGGTATGGCTCCGGCGCCGTCCTGACTTACTCTCTTACGTCCTACGCGCCCTGGGAAGGGTTCCGAGTTATGTTCAATGGCAGTAAAGGCCGGCTGGAGGTGGAAGTCGTCGAGCAGTCGTACGTTAATTCTGGTGGTGAGCAAGCCCTGGAAGGGGCATTGGAAAGCCAGTCGATTGTGTTGCGGCCGATGTTTGGCAAGCCCGTGCAGATTGAGATTCCCAAGGGGAGTGGTGGTCATGGAGGAGGCGAtccgcagctgctgaatGATCTATTTGGAGAGTTTATTGGCGATGATCCGTACAGGAGGGCGGCGTCGCATGTGGATGGGGCGCTGTCGATCTTGACGGGCATTTGTGCGAATCGGTCCATGAGCACGGGGCAGACGGTGAGGGTTGATGATGTCTTCAAAGTGTAG